The region TTTCAAAATTGACCACTTTCAACGATTTCCATGTAGCGATCACTTCTTGATCTATTTCTGGATCCAGTCCTTCTAATAAATCTTCTTGAGCTCCAGCAATTAGGGCCGTCAAGAATACGAATAAGGTTGATAGATGTTTCATAATATCAAAAAAGCCGCCTAAACAAATAGAGCGGCTTTGTTTAAAGGTTTATTATTTATTTTTTGATAAATTTCTGAGTAGAAACCTTCTCTCCTACAATCACCTGACTGATATAAATTCCTGTAGACAGAGAAGTCACATCAATTTGGTTTTGTCGCTCTATGTTGCGTTCTAATACCGGCTGTCCATTCATGTTGTAAATGGTTAAGGCTGCTTCTTCAGAATTTGCCAGTTCAATATTCACATCATTTACTACATAAGTAGGAAACAATTTAAAGGAACTGATCAACTCGTCTTCATTAGTTAACACAGCAGCAGACTGGTTATTGATCATTTGATCACCGCTATTAGCATTATTATTATTGGCTTGAATAGTAGCGTAATAAAAAGTTACTGGCCCTAGATCTGAAGCTGGTGCTGTCCAGGTTAAGGTCCAATTGTTACTGCTGTTTCCAGCAGAAGTATGTGTTAATCCAGTGCCACCGTTGCGCAATTGAGTTCCTGCTCCTGCAGTCCATGAGCCTACTTTAGTTCCGCCAGCAACTTCTGCAGTGATGTTAAAACCAAATTTTGATACACTAGAACCATTGATCCCAAGGTTCATAATATAGGATTGCCCAGCTGTATAAGCTGCTGGCACACTAGTAAGTGATGGAGTGCCATTATGGTTGGCTCCTGGCGCATGACAATCAGTACACGTATTACCGGCGTCTCCAGGAGAACCTGAAAAGTTCCCTGGTTGACCACTTGAAAAACTTACAAGTATCAATAATGCAACAGGAATTGCGGTTAAAATACTGTAAAATGAGTAGTTCTTTTTCATAAGTTTTAATTAGAGGGGTTTATAAATATCGCTTGATCTATCTTAACTTCTTCCAGTAAATCATCATAGCCTAAACAACGACCTTTTAGGGTGTAGGTTTGATTTAATGCAAGTTGGTGTGGTTCTTTGAATTCTATAAATACTTTACGGTCTAAAGTTATAGAATTAGCTGATGTATCAGTCGCTAATCCAGAAACTTCAATCACCTGGTCTAATGCTCTGGCATCATTACTAGCGTCATTATCAGTGAATAGAGCTATTAGCTCTGTAGATGTATAAGATGAAGTGGCGTCACTAGTTGCTACGTCACGATGATCCTGATACAAATAGTTGTAACCTAGAATGCCTATGATGACGATAATAAAAAAAGCTATAAATAATATTTTTTTCATCCGCATGTCAAATATGAATAAAATTTATGACATATTGCAACCAGAATCATATATTTATACCGTAATAATCGACATGAAATACACTTTGTTTTACTCCTTTACTGTCTTAATGCTCATCTCTTGTACAAGCACAAGCCCAGATGATCTTGTAGACAATACTCCTATCACAACCACCATAAAATATGCTACAGATGTTTTCCCAATTGTAGAAAGTCAGTGTTTGTCTTGTCACAATGATAATTTTTCATCTGGAAATAATAGTTACAGCACCTATGCTCAATTTAGAGACGCCACAGAAAATGGCAACGTTATTGATCGCATTACTAGAAATGTAGGAGACCCTTTACTCATGCCTCAAGGCGGTCAATTGCCTCAAAACAGTATTGACATTATCCTGCAGTGGCAACTTGACGGATACCTAGAAAATTAAATAATTATGAAGTATTTAAGCCTTTTATTTTTGCTATTTGCAGTAACTCTGGCTACCGGTCAAAAGCAGGTAACCAAAACAGGAAGCATCTATTTTGAAGGTTCTGTTGATTCTTTTGAACCTATTAGGGCTACAAATAACAGCACGACCGTAGTGCTAGATGACAAAGGAAATCTAGCAGCACTAGTCTTGATCAAAGGATTCCGTTTCCCTATTGCTTTGATGCAAGAACATTTTAATGAAAACTATATGGAAAGTGATGACTTTCCTAAAGCTACCCTTAGAGGTGCATTATTGAATTACGAGAATTACATAAAAGATGGAACTAGGCAGACATTAACCTTTAAAGGCACTCTAGAGATGCATGGAGTTGTAAAAAATATAGAGATTCCTGTAGAACTTGCCACTACCAAAATGGGATATGAATTACATGCTGATTTTGAAATCGATCCAAACGATTACAAGATTGATATTCCATCTGTTGTTAGAAAAAAAATCTCAAAGAAGATTAAAGTAAGAGTTGATGCGGTATTGAAACAATAATTAGAAAATATTATTCGTACCAAACCACATCCTACAGAGTTATATGATAGTTATAGCTATCATTTTGCTAAACCCATTTTATCAAGCACCTCGGCAGTAATATCAAATGCAGAATCTAGGTAGGCTAAGTTACTATCTCCCGTATAAAAGATTTGGGTAAAGGATAGTTCTTTAGCTACTAAAGCCACATAATCGTTTATCTTTCTATAAAGAGGCATCATCAATTCATTCTCTTTTAATTGTATCAGTTGGGCACCATTTTGGCGAAACTTTGAAATATCATTTTCTAAATCAGTAAGTTCTTTTTGTTTAGCTTCTTTTTGAGCATTAGTCATCATGTCAAAATTAGCTTCGGCAGTTTTATATACTTTGTCGTAGTTGTCTAACTTTTCTTTAAGATCGTTTTGCAGCTCTTTATTGTAATCTTTCAACGCATTTTCCATTACGATTATTTCTGGCATTTTATTTAGAATATAGTATCTATCTACAGTACCCACCTTTGTTGTTTGTGCATAACTTGTGCCTGCTAACAGGCTAATAAATGCAATCAATATTACTTTTTTCATAGTGTCGGCATTCAATATTTTACACAAATTAAACATTTAAAAAAAGAAATTAAAACAAGAGTAAAAAAAAATTATAACTCTACTCGTGAACACAGAGTTACTTAACGGCTTATAAAATTACATTAATCAACAGTTTATTTTTTAAGTGCATTCATTTCATCAAAAAAGAAATCGTCGTTAGGAATATCAAAGGTGATTCCTGTTACCTTTCCATAGGCATCACTTTCAAATTTGATCGTTCCAAAACTGAACCATGCTTGTGGCTCTTCCCATTGAATCTCATAAGAATCGTAATTAAAATGCTTTAAACTACTGTTCAATAATGGCGTGTGCTCCCATAGTAATTGGAGCTTTCCATCTTTTTCAGCCACCTCAAAGTCTCCATAAATGTCTGCATGATAAGTTCCTAGAATCGCATCCTTTTTGAGGATAGGTTGAGTTCCTTTTATTTGCTTTGCCTTTCTCTCTTCTATTCTCGTGTCGCTTGCTTTCCACGTATCATAACTTTCGAGCATTTCCTTGCTCCAGTCTTTTTTACCTCTGTTGAGGAAACGATCCAATATGTAATAGGCGATAGCATTGGTTGGTGCTTTTACACCATTGGTCAGCACTACTACTCCTAGATTTTCATCTGGTAACATTTGCACTGTAGAGATCATTCCGTCGTAACCACCACCATGACGCACTCTAAAATTACCGTAATAATCACCTAGAAACCATCCCAAACCATAACCCGCATATTGGGATCCTGTGGCATTTCTTTTTACTTGATTCACGCCAAAACTGTTGTGCAAGTTCCACATATTATTGCGGCTGTAATTAGAAAATAGGGTATCCTGATCTTTCACTCCATGATTCATGTTGAGGATCATCCATTTGCTCATGTCATGAACACTAGAGATAATCCCTCCTGTAGACTGTACATTATCCCAACCTACCCATGGAATTGCATAATTCTTATTATCAGCATCCATCGCATGAGGAGTCGCCACATTGGTATTGTTTCCAAAATCTTGAATACTCACCACCGTATCATCCATTTCCAGCGGATTCAAAAAACGCTCGGTCACATTTTCTTTAAAGCTCTTGCCGGTTACTTTTTCTATCAAGGCACCTGCGGTAATAAACATCAAATTAGAATATCCATAACCATCTCTGAATCCGTAGGCTTGGGGAACAAACTTAATGCGCTTTACCACTTCTTCTGTACTCAACTCAGACTTGTACCAAATCACATCACCAGAGAAAGTCCCTAGTCCTACATTGTGACTTAGCAAATCTTCAATAGTCACCAGCCTACTTATAGCAGGATCATATAGCTCAAAGTACGGTAAATGATCTTGCACTTTATCTTTCCAATTGACTTTACCCTCTTCTACCAGTTGCGCCATAATTGCCGCTGTAAAAGCTTTTGTATTACTGGCAATCGCATAAAGTGTGTGCTCGTCTGGCTGTTGCTTTTTATTCACATCCATCTGACCGTAACCCTTTTCAAAGACAATTTTACCGTCTTTTACAATCCCTACACTCAAACCAGGAATGTTCCAGTCTTTTTGTGTCTGAGAGATGTATTTGTCCAGCGCTTTATAATCTACTTTTTGAGCAAATACAGCAGTAGAAATGAATACAATAGATAGAAATAGAATCTTTTTCATAAGGTAAATTTTGAGGAATGAAGATAGGGATTGTTTCGCTTTCGCGAAAGCGAAACAATATCCATACAAACAACAAAGCCCCAGAAGCTATAAACTTCTGGGGCTTTGAATATAAAATCCGTATTTAGTAGGTGGAAAAGGAACCCTTACTATTTTCCAAAACTAAACCCAGATTCTTTTCTTTCTAACTGCTTCCGGATCTTATAAATCAAAGGAAAAGTCATCCACATGCCTATGATTCCTAAAAATAACAATCCCAAAACTTTATTCGTTTTTGACACCTGTCGCATAGGAGCTACTTGAAGAACATACCAAATAGCATAAGCTGTAATGGGTAAGCCTAATGCCATAATATATAGGGATGGCACAGCATCACTGAATAGCTGCTCATAAAAATCTGGAAAGCCAAAACTTAAAACAAATCGGCTTAAAAAGATGGTAGAGTATAAAACGATCACCCATTGCAAATTTCTTGCATGTTTATATACGCTCTCTTTGTTTATATTTTCCATAATTTAAATATACCAACTGAGCGTTGCCTTTGCAAGTATTGAAACAATAATAATTTTAAGAATATCAGAAGGTCTTCCTATGATCTTGACATCTCATACTTCTCGACTGCGCTCCAACTGACCCATAATGGCTTCCTATGTCGTCACTTTCGCGATGGCTAATCTCCATGTCTACCAACAAGAAAACCCTAAAAGCTACTTGCTTTTAGGGTTTTCTTTTATAAAATTTCATACTGTAAAATGCTTGGTCGAGCACTGAATAAATTTCAGCAAAGGCTTGGTCTAGACCTATTTTAATAATCTCGATGTGGAATCGATCTCGACTATAGCTCGAACTGACAACTTTTACTTACTCAAGTACATTCTGCGTCTCGCGTACAAATCATAAAACTCATCGTCTTTTAAGCTATCGATAAACAAGATGCTTTCTCCTGTAGATTTCATTTCAGGTCCTAGACGCTTGTCCACGTTAGGAAACTTATTGAATGAAAATACTGGTTGCTTGATCGCATACCCATCCAGTTGCGGGTTGAAATCAAAATCGGTCACCTTGTTGTGTCCTAACATCACCTTGGTAGCGTAATTCACATAAGGTTCTCCGTATGCCTTTGCGATAAATGGAACCGTACGTGATGCTCTTGGATTAGCTTCAATGATGTATACCATATCATCTTTAACTGCAAACTGAATATTGATCAATCCTACCGTCTCTAATGCCAGTGCAATCTTTTTAGTATGGTCTTTGATTTGTTGCATCACCAGGTCCCCTAAAGTAAAAGGCGGTAGCAATGCATTAGAATCTCCAGAGTGCACTCCACAAGGCTCTATGTGTTCCATAATACCAATGATGTAGACATTCTCTCCATCACAAATCGCATCTGCTTCTGCTTCTATCGCTCCATCTAGATAATGGTCGAGTAACAGCACATTATTTGGTATTTTTTTCAAAATATCTACTACGTGTTCTTCCAGCTCATCTTTATTGATCACGATCTTCATTCCTTGTCCACCGAGCACATAAGAGGGTCTAACTAAAATAGGAAAGTCCAATTCATCTGCCGCGACTAGTGCTTCAGCTGGTGTAGTTGCTGTCGCAAATTCTGGATAAGGGAT is a window of Nonlabens sp. MB-3u-79 DNA encoding:
- a CDS encoding choice-of-anchor V domain-containing protein; amino-acid sequence: MKKNYSFYSILTAIPVALLILVSFSSGQPGNFSGSPGDAGNTCTDCHAPGANHNGTPSLTSVPAAYTAGQSYIMNLGINGSSVSKFGFNITAEVAGGTKVGSWTAGAGTQLRNGGTGLTHTSAGNSSNNWTLTWTAPASDLGPVTFYYATIQANNNNANSGDQMINNQSAAVLTNEDELISSFKLFPTYVVNDVNIELANSEEAALTIYNMNGQPVLERNIERQNQIDVTSLSTGIYISQVIVGEKVSTQKFIKK
- a CDS encoding OB-fold protein yields the protein MKKILFIAFFIIVIIGILGYNYLYQDHRDVATSDATSSYTSTELIALFTDNDASNDARALDQVIEVSGLATDTSANSITLDRKVFIEFKEPHQLALNQTYTLKGRCLGYDDLLEEVKIDQAIFINPSN
- a CDS encoding OmpH family outer membrane protein; translated protein: MKKVILIAFISLLAGTSYAQTTKVGTVDRYYILNKMPEIIVMENALKDYNKELQNDLKEKLDNYDKVYKTAEANFDMMTNAQKEAKQKELTDLENDISKFRQNGAQLIQLKENELMMPLYRKINDYVALVAKELSFTQIFYTGDSNLAYLDSAFDITAEVLDKMGLAK
- a CDS encoding YceI family protein, with the protein product MKYLSLLFLLFAVTLATGQKQVTKTGSIYFEGSVDSFEPIRATNNSTTVVLDDKGNLAALVLIKGFRFPIALMQEHFNENYMESDDFPKATLRGALLNYENYIKDGTRQTLTFKGTLEMHGVVKNIEIPVELATTKMGYELHADFEIDPNDYKIDIPSVVRKKISKKIKVRVDAVLKQ
- a CDS encoding serine hydrolase → MKKILFLSIVFISTAVFAQKVDYKALDKYISQTQKDWNIPGLSVGIVKDGKIVFEKGYGQMDVNKKQQPDEHTLYAIASNTKAFTAAIMAQLVEEGKVNWKDKVQDHLPYFELYDPAISRLVTIEDLLSHNVGLGTFSGDVIWYKSELSTEEVVKRIKFVPQAYGFRDGYGYSNLMFITAGALIEKVTGKSFKENVTERFLNPLEMDDTVVSIQDFGNNTNVATPHAMDADNKNYAIPWVGWDNVQSTGGIISSVHDMSKWMILNMNHGVKDQDTLFSNYSRNNMWNLHNSFGVNQVKRNATGSQYAGYGLGWFLGDYYGNFRVRHGGGYDGMISTVQMLPDENLGVVVLTNGVKAPTNAIAYYILDRFLNRGKKDWSKEMLESYDTWKASDTRIEERKAKQIKGTQPILKKDAILGTYHADIYGDFEVAEKDGKLQLLWEHTPLLNSSLKHFNYDSYEIQWEEPQAWFSFGTIKFESDAYGKVTGITFDIPNDDFFFDEMNALKK